A region of Necator americanus strain Aroian chromosome I, whole genome shotgun sequence DNA encodes the following proteins:
- a CDS encoding hypothetical protein (NECATOR_CHRI.G2375.T3) has product MRLLLWKGVLVKKRQKFWLAIELLVPLILFVMLALVRTRDFTDFKTQCHYDSKGFPSAGLLPFLHSFLCSFSNTCHLSPTTGDEKQFIHNETDPNESLLVDLLYYSSLQLEWIGKNPAEFSRLLNSFTRLISIIAKMNSTHMELPKTRELFEPSFNLPDNLEQLGIFRNVSDVLMESRLTPVFFVEAYSYARELGSLDHLDLLSTVFDPIPILCNETIFNESFVLPPNASLSAEDRSSLCDVSPLAFLSMFRMDHLQNLVTGSSSPSNNHTEETGSIADLLRLFLTSAQLLVQQPLYEGFLKWSDSLPMSFSNISSMIFCGANPFETSTEGLGPLSPKVETPFDELRKELVEFIEKIVPGQQEHDKRFCHGVWVRDDMNCSSLESAVMQRLRPILTGYILVAPQSPVVEEMIDILNNPLRLLDFLRKKLYEYPELSDNLQSAFYESDLRAASMNILEFIRASHKQHPEWLKRLEFVLGHIFGPPSDPYSFGAVTKNLTATVNKYTTCFLTDRFVTVANESAMEEAAVCLTEYQQYFTGIVIVNMTDNATEFESLTTYKIRHLSTLVDNTYSYADSPRRIFDRNMPFNDLKYLTYGFSFLQEAIDRAIISMRSNSSHSLGMYSQQEPYPCLSYDTFNVSVFLGLFVILSYIIPAALLVKNIVYEKELRLKEQMRIMGLGDMVHLWSWAIISLVLNLTSTFIIAIIVKYGHLLTADFSLVFVFLSLFVISSIALCILLSTFFSNANISTAATCLIYFLFFFPFQLSVKAKNKAFTQFTLIFPQTTLGYGMTMLALFSDVDQATWSYLSGIYLDAYAVGLTECMIAFALQTVVFIILAWYKSAVSPGIYGVSLPWHFCLTKNYWFPSSVGVSDYSSTFDSQPAGDTFDVEPTYLNMTVHITGMSKIYSNGTKALDQLNLRLYEDQITALLGHNGAGKTTTMSILCGLYSPTSGSAFIYGRDIRTEIQRVRDILGVCPQYNVLFSLLTVSEQLKLFAALKGTPDSQLKHEVTEILNAVSLVEKADALASTLSGGMKRRLCIGIALVGGSRFVILDEPTAGVDVTSRQEIWTLLQNNKKGRTILLSTHHMDEADILADRIAILSEGRLISLGTSIFLKNKFGDSFQIFACKKERTIDYRAIVARITTEASIPIRLSDETEEELVFSIPIATDSHKLEKFFTFFDSQKDLYLIGEYGISAPTLQEIFVRLSPQREYIVPRHKAGILGKLRRKLHASQVEADQQQLVRTPASANENVDAGSSRGVPPAVFEDELMPPLLFGWNLTRSHTKAILKSRCQYTIRSKKHILFEVILPICLLFSCELYAKIQFSGTTPSLVTSQPQLPLIEEMYGNDSYSYVSLWDRDPSSVSYQIMKSFEDSPNMGTRCVNNVPVFRRELPSSVLFWYGKKKPEQPASGCDYEGGNGTFNWNANETDTPYNEDLNCQCSASHTWNCTAEDYPLDSLPSLVLNTTMQVWDLSYRNISQMRMATRWTSNETDDIFPILGGLSLGHTSLRARSSADVQLGIQGWSALVAGLNESAFVLNVNITKSEAPQIYDPFLNNMTMTDFVARVLGSMETQQNVKAWFNNKFYTTLPVYTSFLSNALLRIEAESVDPSDLGIITINHPMNQTVRSSFDSEGSKKLIVFRIVLIMLVLCVIPAGFTVFLVEDRICDAFHLQLVSGLSRRTYWIAGYFFDMTIYIVSLIIILLIYVIFDVKEFAYSFEAVCCFFLVFLLYGFCAVLWAYVLQRRFEIPALSFVLISIGTFFVGIVASLTVMVIEQLMQKDPTLVTPHTICSMVFLIFPQYNLGMAIFRGSFVFQLIQIGENYLKELHRTDLLSSLPIPSLLEWNLMGKHCLCLVIHILVAALALFVLENESFGFLRKWEKVRTKRLLETSKGVSDDDVIAEKTKVDEIEDAEENPLIVKDLAKAYSRNSLAVRNVSFAVDRGECFGLLGLNGAGKTTTFAMLTQKIRPGTGAVHIHGRRLTSGDRSSFDQVGYCPQFDALNMKLTTNENIELFARIRGIPEAHIKPLVSRLLVSLHLSPYSATVTSALSGGNRRKLSVAIALISHPSLVLLDEPSAGMDPGSQQFLWKVIDQLRKSGKAVVITSHSMEECEALCTRIAIMDKGQIRCIGSKQHLKNKFGEGHSLTVKMKCQSDARLAAEFILAHLKGAKIESIHCSTLFLHVDREISTISGIYRVVNQLKKQFSVEDFSLSQSTLAEVFHALASRLVMRVLKKVVSATNREPYKNRNIIMLSVYHITNEF; this is encoded by the exons TTTTGGTTGGCCATTGAGCTGCTCGTTCCGCTAATCCTCTTTGTCATGTTGGCTCTGGTTCGTACGAGGGATTTTACCGACTTCAAGACGCAGT GTCATTACGACTCAAAGGGATTTCCATCAGCCGGTCTTCTTCCATTCctccattcatttttatgcTCATTTTCGAATACTTGTCATCTGTCACCGACAACTGGAGATGAAAAGCAGTTTATTCACAACGAAACTGATCCTAACGAGtcttt ACTCGTTGACTTATTATATTACTCATCACTTCAACTGGAATGGATTGGTAAAAATCCTGCTGAATTCTCTCGTTTACTCAATAGTTTTACTCGGTTAATTAGCATTATTGCTAAGATGAATAGTACGCATATGGAGCTACCGAAAACGCGAGAG ctttttgaACCTTCCTTCAATCTACCTGACAACTTAGAGCAACTAGGTATCTTCCGTAATGTCAGCGATGTGCTGATGGAGTCCAGACTTacaccagttttttttgtcgaagcCTATTCATAC GCTCGTGAACTAGGTTCTCTGGATCACCTTGATCTCCTCTCAACTGTGTTCGACCCAATTCCAATACTCTGTAATGAAACGATTTTCAACGAAAGTTTTGTGCTGCCGCCAAA TGCCAGTCTTTCTGCCGAAGATCGTTCTTCCCTTTGTGATGTCTCACCTCTGGCTTTTTTAAGTATGTTTCGAATGGATCACTTGCAGAATTTGGTTACGGGATCCTCC AGTCCTTCAAATAACCACACAGAAGAAACTGGCTCGATTGCGGATTTGCTCCGGCTCTTTCTGACCTCTGCTCAACTTCTCGTACAGCAACCGCTTTACGAGGGATTTCTGAAATGGAGCGACTCTCTTCCTATgtcattttcaaacatttcgtCAATGATATTCTGTGGCGCTAATCCTTTCG aaaccTCAACGGAAGGACTTGGACCGCTGTCGCCAAAAGTGGAGACACCTTTCGATGAACTTAGGAAGGAACTTGTTGA ATTTATTGAGAAGATCGTACCTGGTCAACAGGAGCACGACAAGCGGTTCTGTCATGGTGTATGGGTTCGTGATG ATATGAACTGTTCTTCCCTGGAATCGGCTGTCATGCAGAGACTTCGTCCAATCCTGACGGGCTATATCCTCGTCGCTCCACAGTCTCCAGTCGTTGAAGAGATGATAGACATa TTGAACAACCCTCTGCGTCTCCTGGATTTTCTCCGTAAAAAGCTGTACGAATATCCCGAATTGTCAGATAATTTGCAGAGTGCGTTTTACGAAAGTGATCTGCGTGCCGCTTCTATG AATATTCTGGAATTCATCCGAGCATCCCATAAACAGCATCCAGAGTGGCTAAAAAGACTAGAGTTTGTACTTGGACACATCTTCGGTCCTCCATCGGATCCGTACTCATTTGGAGCCGTCACGAAGAATCTCACTGCGACTGTCAACAAATACACCACG TGTTTTCTCACCGATCGATTTGTGACAGTTGCAAATGAATCTGCTATGGAAGAAGCTGCAGTGTGTTTGACAGAGTATCAACAGTATTTCACCGGCATTGTCATTGTCAACATGACTGACAATGCTACGGAGTTTGAATCGCTCACCACATACAAGATTCGCCATTTGTCCACTCTCGTTGACA ATACATATTCCTATGCTGACAGCCCTCGACGAATATTTGACAGAAATATGCCCTTCAACGACCTAAAATATCTAACGTATGGATTCTCTTTTCTACAAG AAGCCATTGATCGTGCGATCATCTCAATGCGATCGAACTCCTCTCATTCCTTAGGGATGTACTCCCAACAAGAGCCCTATCCATGCTTATCTTACGATAC atttaatgtttctgttttcctgGGGCTCTTTGTGATTCTGTCTTACATAATACCGGCTGCTTTACTGGTGAAGAATATCGTCTACGAGAAAGAATTGAGGTTGAAG GAACAGATGAGAATCATGGGTCTGGGTGATATGGTACATTTGTGGTCGTGGGCTATCATATCTCTCGTTCTCAACCTTACCAGCACATTTATCATCGCTATAATTGTAAAG TACGGCCATCTCTTGACCGCTGATTTTTCGCTGGTGTTCGTGTTTCTGTCCTTATTCGTCATCTCCTCCATAGCTTTATGTATCCTGCTGTCGACGTTCTTCTCCAACGCTAATATCTCAACGGCTGCTACATGTCTGATTTACTTCctgttcttctttcctttccaacTCAGCGTCAAAGCCAAAAACAAGGCCTTCACTCAGTTCACT ttGATTTTCCCTCAAACCACATTGGGTTACGGAATGACTATGTTGGCCCTCTTTTCCGACGTTGATCAGGCGACGTGGTCATACCTCAGCGGCATCTATCTTGATG CGTATGCGGTTGGACTGACTGAATGCATGATAGCTTTTGCTTTACAAACCGTTGTTTTTATAATATTAGCCTGGTACAAAAGCGCCGTATCGCCTg GGATTTATGGCGTGTCCTTACCCTGGCATTTCTGCTTAACTAAAAACTACTGGTTTCCTAGTTCCGTTGGTGTGTCGGACTACAGTTCAACATTTGATTCCCAGCCAG CAGGCGACACTTTTGATGTTGAACCGACCTATTTGAACATGACAGTCCATATCACTGGCATGAGCAAAATTTACAGCAATGGGACCAAGGCG CTCGATCAACTCAATCTGCGTCTTTACGAGGACCAAATCACGGCCCTCTTGGGACACAATGGTGCGGGTAAAACGACGACGAT GTCAATCCTTTGCGGCTTGTACTCTCCAACTTCTGGATCTGCGTTCATTTATGGGAGGGATATTAGGACAGAAATACAACGAGTCAGAGATATTCTGGGAGTATGTCCGCAGTACAACGTACTGTTTTCGCT TCTAACGGTATCGGAGCAGCTCAAACTCTTCGCAGCTTTGAAGGGGACACCAGACTCGCAACTTAAGCAT GAGGTTACCGAAATCCTCAATGCTGTGTCACTAGTCGAAAAAGCAGATGCGCTTGCTAGCACGCTTTCAG GTGGGATGAAGCGTCGACTGTGTATTGGAATTGCACTCGTAGGCGGTTCTCGTTTTGTGATTTTGGATGAGCCAACAGCCGGTGTGGATGTGACTAGTCGACAAGAAATCTGGACACTTCTacagaacaataaaaaag GGCGCACAATATTGCTCTCCACTCACCACATGGATGAAGCGGATATCCTGGCTGACAGGATCGCGATCTTATCCGAGGGTCGTCTCATCTCACTTGGAACGTCCATCTTTCTGAAGAATAAATTCGgggattcttttcaaatttttgcttgCAAAAAG GAGCGTACAATCGACTACAGAGCAATCGTTGCTCGAATCACTACCGAAGCATCGATACCTATCCGATTGAGTGATGAAACGGAGGAGGAGCTGGTGTTCTC AATCCCAATAGCAACGGATTCGCACAAGCTGGAGaagtttttcacattttttgacTCTCAAAAAGATCTGTACCTTATTGGTGAATATGGAATCTCAGCTCCAACTTTGCAAGAG ATTTTTGTTCGATTGAGTCCACAAAGGGAGTACATTGTTCCTCGCCACAAAGCTGGTATTCTCGGAAAACTAAGACGAAAACTTCATGCAAGCCAGGTAGAGGCTGATCAGCAACAACTTGTGAGGACTCCAGCGTCAGCAAATGAAAACGTCGATGCGGGTAGCAGCAGAGGAGTGCCGCCAGCAGTGTTCGAAGATG AGCTCATGCCACCTCTATTGTTTGGATGGAATCTAACGAGAAGCCACACAAAAGCTATTCTGAAGTCCAGATGTCAGTACACCATCCGCAGCAAAAAGCACATCCTCTTTGAG GTGATTCTTCCAATTTGCCTTCTCTTTTCCTGTGAGTTGTACGCAAAAATACAATTCTCTGGTACAACGCCTTCCTTAGTCACCTCTCAACCTCAATTGCCGCTAATAGAAGAAATGTATGGTAACGATAGCTACAGTTACGTCAG TTTATGGGATCGTGATCCGTCTTCTGTTTCTTACCAGATCATGAAGTCATTTGAGGATTCACCCAATATGGGAACTCGTTGTGTTAATAATGTCCCTGTTTTTAGAAG AGAGCTTCCAAGTTCAGTCTTGTTTTGGTACGGGAAGAAGAAGCCGGA ACAACCAGCCAGCGGATGCGACTATGAGGGGGGAAATGGGACGTTCAACTGGAATGCGAATGAGACAGATACCCCGTATAACGAGGATTTAAACTGTCAGTGCTCTGCAAGCCACACGTGGAATTGCACTGCT GAAGACTATCCGTTGGATTCTTTACCGTCTCTCGTGCTAAACACAACAATGCAAGTTTGGGACTTGTCGTATAGGAATATTTCGCAGATGAGGATGGCAACTCGATGGACTTCCAATGAAACAGATGACATATTCCCCAT ACTGGGTGGGTTATCTCTTGGCCACACCAGTCTCCGAGCCAGATCCTCAGCTGACGTTCAACTGGGAATTCAAGGATGGAGTGCACTAGTTGCAG GCTTGAATGAATCTGCTTTTGTACTCAATGTGAACATAACGAAGTCGGAAGCTCCCCAAATATATGATCCATTCCTGAATAACATGACCATGACCGATTTTGTTGCTAGGGTGCTTGGATCCATGGAAACGCAACAAAATGTGAAG GCTTGGTTCAACAATAAGTTCTACACTACTCTACCAGTTTACACCAGTTTCCTTAGCAATGCATTGCTTAGAATCGAGGCGGAGAGTGTAG ATCCTTCGGACCTTGGTATCATCACAATCAATCATCCGATGAATCAAACGGTTAGGAGTAGTTTCGACTCTGAGGGAAG CAAAAAGTTGATAGTTTTTCGTATTGTGCTGATTATGCTGGTTCTTTGTGTGATACCAGCTGGATTCACTGTATTTTTGGTTGAAG ATCGAATTTGTGATGCTTTCCATCTGCAGCTGGTGAGCGGATTATCAAGGCGAACGTACTGGATTGCCGGATATTTTTTTGACATG ACTATCTATATCGTGTCGTTAATCATAATCCTTCTTATCTACGTCATCTTCGATGTCAAGGAATTTGCCTATAGCTTTGAGGCCGTTTGTTGCTTCTTCTTAGTCTTCCTTCTATATGG GTTTTGTGCGGTTCTTTGGGCTTACGTCTTACAACGTCGTTTTGAAATCCCAGCGCTTTCCTTCGTGTTAATATCCATAGGCACCTTCTTTGTTGGTATTGTTGCTTCACTTACGGTAATGGTTATCGAGCAGCTAATGCAGAAG GACCCAACATTGGTGACACCTCACACGATCTGTTCCATGGTGTTCTTGATTTTTCCGCAGTACAATCTAGGAATGGCCATCTTTCGCGGCAGTTTTGTGTTTCAACTCATTCAGATCGGTGAAAATTACTTAA AAGAACTGCATCGAACTGATCTCCTGTCTTCGCTGCCGATTCCATCTCTTCTTGAGTGGAATCTCATGGGAAAGCACTGCTTATGTCTTGTTATCCATATTCTTGTGGCTGCTCTAGCGTTGTTTGTGCTGGAAAATGAATCCTTTGGATTCCTCAG aaaatgggaaaaagtCCGAACAAAACGATTGCTTGAGACTAGCAAGGGAGTGTCGGATGATGATGTGATCgcagagaaaacaaaagtggATGAGATTGAGGATGCTGAAGAAAATCCATTGATTGTGAAGGATTTAGCCAAG GCGTATTCCCGAAACAGTCTTGCTGTGCGGAATGTTTCGTTTGCTGTGGATCGTGGAGAATGCTTCGGATTGCTGGGACTGAACGGAGCGGGAAAAACCACTACTTTCGCCATGTTGACGCAAAAAATTCGCCCAGGCACAGGAGCTGTCCACATACATGGCAGACG GTTAACTAGTGGAGATCGATCATCGTTCGACCAAGTCGGCTACTGCCCTCAGTTCGATGCTTTGAATATGAAGCTGACCACAAACGAGAACATTGAACTTTTTGCAAGAATTCGTGGAATACCGGAAGCGCATATCAAACCG CTTGTGTCGAGACTTCTCGTGTCTCTTCACTTAAGCCCTTATTCCGCAACTGTCACTTCGGCACTCTCTGgtggaaatagaagaaaattatctGTGGCCATCGCTTTGATTAGTCATCCATCACTTGTTTTGCTT GACGAGCCGTCAGCAGGCATGGATCCAGGATCACAGCAATTTCTATGGAAAGTGATCGATCAATTGAGGAAGTCAGGAAAAGCAGTG GTGATCACCTCCCATTCCATGGAAGAGTGTGAGGCGCTCTGTACAAGAATTGCCATTATGGACAAAGGACAGATTCGTTGTATCGGAAGTAAACAACATCTTAAGAATAA ATTTGGCGAAGGACATTCGCTGACGGTGAAGATGAAATGTCAAAGTGATGCGCGACTTGCGGCTGAATTCATTCTTGCACATCTCAAAGGTGCGAAGATAGAATCCATCCATTGCTCGACACTCTTTCTCCATGTTGACAGAGAAATTTCCACCATATCCGGGATTTATCGGGTTGTCAACCAG TTAAAGAAACAATTTTCCGTCGAGGACTTTTCTCTTTCGCAGTCAACGCTGGCTGAAGTTTTCCACGCATTGGCATCCAG ACTAGTTATGCGGGTATTAAAGAAAGTTGTAAGTGCTACAAATCGGGAACCatataaaaacagaaatataatTATGTTGTCGGTATATCATATCACAAATGAATTCTAA